The stretch of DNA GCGCTCTTTGATATGAATGACCATTTCAGCAGGCACACGTATGCGCTCTTGACTCTTAAATGCTTTGTTTGCAGGGTAATCATCATAGGGGTGATGTTTCCAGAAATGATAAGCAACGCGCTTACCACTGGCATCGAATTCAATTCCCATACGAATGTAATTGCCTTCAATCTCAGCCGGTTCATTATAGGTGAGATCTAGCATTTCAGTAGGATAAACTTGCAACTGAAGAGGCACACCAGAGCACCCATAAAGGTCAACATAATGCAATCTTACAAAGCATTCGCCGGTTAAAAAGACCTCTCGTGCAATGGTTGCTTGCAGACCATAAAAGCTGGCATCTTCGTCGTAGTCTGCTTCATCAACCCATTGCCACCATAAGTCTAAAAGCTTTTTCTTTTCTTCTTGAAAGCCTTCAATGCGAGGATAAGGTTTAATCCCATCACTGACAGCCGCAGAGACCCATTCCTCCGTTGCAGACCCATAAAGAGATTCATTGTCATAAAGCCATCTTGAACGAGCAACAATGGTATCACCACATTCTTCAATCGCTTTATTGATATGTTTTTTTGCAGGGTCAAAACCACTCATACGGCGGCTTTTGCTTGCCGCTTCAAAATGGGGATTGTGTTGACGAGAAATTGTAAAAAAGCCTGTAATTTTATTGAACAAACCAGCCATTAATAGCCTCGTGAGATATTAAAATAGAACACGCGTGAACCTTTGCGCCCTTCAAGGTCCGCTATTTGCTTATTCAGCATCTCAAGAGCTCTGCGAAGTTCCTCAACAGAGCGGTTGCTTACTTGCTTATCGCCATGACGCACTGATTGCGCTCCCGAATAAAGAGCCTCTTCAATTTGTTCACGCCGCCTTTTTAAACTTTCCAGTCTGTCAATTTTTCTATTAATTGGTTCTAAAGTTTCATCCACAAATTACCTCCAATCCCCTCGCATATAAGGATTTATCACTGTTCTGAATGGCTTCTTTTGAGGCTGTGCTGCCTGCAATCTTTTTGGAGAAGGGGAGGGCACATGTTCTGATGTTGGCTGCTCTAAAGCGCCTTCAATTTTAAGTTTTTCCAAACGCTCTTCTAAGATATCGACTTCTCGGTTAAGGTTTATTCCTGCCGAAATCAGACCTTGCAAAGCAGCATAAGCATAGACCCTACAATCCAAGGCTTCGTTTCTTGCCTTTTCACTTTTTTGCCATTCAATACGCTTGAAGCCTTTAAAATATTTAATGACTTTTCTTTCAGCGGTTAGCTGGTCAAAATATTCCGGGTCAAGGCTTTTGTGAAAGTGTGTTGCACCAGCCCCCGTTGCTTCAGGACCTGATTTTTTAAACCGTGCTGTAATGATATCTTTCGCGGCGTCAACCCCAACAATATAAAGATTAATCTGTCCTTTATTGTTTTTGCTTGGTCGGCGTGGCCAGACCGCACGCCAGCCAGCTTGTCCCTTAATGCCCCAGATACGCCGCCCCTCCCGCGGGCGTACATAATTATAAACTGCCTGTGTATGTCCACCACCAGTATCAATACAAGCCGCTGTTATCCTAATCCCCTCTTTATAGCCTGGATGCGGCCAGCGTTTTGCAAGATATTCATCCAATTGGTCCCACACTTCAAAAGAAGAGGGGTCACCAAGGATAACTTGGTAATCAATATGCCAACTTTCTTCACTACGCCCCCATCCCACCACTTCAAGCTCTAAACGATCATTTTGCACATCAATGCCTGCTGTCAACACGACGGCTTGTTCTGGTGCAAGGGGATAATCTTCGCGTTTTGCATAGAGGCTGTCTGGATCAACAACTTCGCCTGTTCTGTCCTCCCATGGCTCTCCAAGAACTGTATTGACAAAAGGCTGTAGAAGAGCTGGATCATCTTTGGCATTTAAAAACTCTCTTGCACATTCCCCCCATGTAAGCCAAGGTGAATAGAGTGCCGAAATATGATAAGAACGCAAATTCGGTCTGCTTGACTCACTGGTTGGGACCCAGCATGCACCTCTTTCTTCACACATGAGATCTGTTTTTCGGTGTTCGGCATGTTCATGACCACAATGCGCACAAACAAAAACAGCTTTTTCGGGAGCTCCTTTTGGCCATTTGATTTGTGACCAAACAATCGGCTGGAGTGTACCACATTCATCACAAGGCACGTTGTAATATCGCTGGTCTCCTAGCACAAAATCCTTGGCAATACGGCTTGTGTCACGATGGGTTGGGGTGGACAATTTAAAGATCTTTCGTTGTACAAAGGTTGATGTGCGCTTTTCCGCAATCATCACTGGATCACCTTCGTTATCGACACTGAGAGGATAACCATCCACTTCATCCAAAATCAGATAACGAATAGGCATAGAACGCAGACCAGCTGCACTGTTTGCTCCTGTAAGCATCAGTGCTCCACCATCAAACTCTTTCGAAAACATGGTATTCCCGCTGTCACGTGTTCGCGCTGGGGCTATGCGTTCACTTAAAACTGGACTTGCCATAATCATGGGATCAAGCCGCGTCTTTGAAAGCTTTTTGGCTGTCTCAACGGTCGGCATGACATAAAGGGCAGGTCCTGGACTATAATGAATAGCATAACCGCAGAAATTCAATCCTGCCTCTGACATGCCAACCTGCGCTCCTTTCATGACAATGGTTGTTTCAATCGGTTTGTGAGAAGAAAGATTATCCATGATTTCGCGCAAATAGGGGGTGCGTTTTGTTCTCCACAATCCAGGTTCAGCACTGGCTACGGTGCTAAGGTATCTATTCTTATCCGCCCATTGGGAAACCGTATACGGTGGGTCCGGTTGTCTTGCATCATTGGCATGGGCGAAAAATTCTGTAACAGCATTCTCATCCATTATTCATTCTTTGCTCGCTCCAAAACTCTCTCATTCTGGAGGTTGAGGATCATGATAAGGAACTGGAATATGAACAGCTTCAAGCAAAGCCTTTCGTATGTAATAATCAATGGCACCGATCAGACTTGCAGCATCACATCCAACTTGTGCGGCAATGCTTGCACCAAATCGATGCGGAAAATTCAACATGGCGTCACGGTGTGCTCTTCCAAACTCACGCGCTGCTCTCTTGACTTCTTCACGGTCAACGGTTGTTTCGCGTAAGCGTTCAAGGGCAATCTTCTCGCTTTCAAGAGCAACTTGCATTCGCTCCAGTTTAATCTTGTATTCATTAGCGCCCTCTGTAGAGGTTTGTTTGATCTTTGTTCGCGGTTGACCATCCGGTGCTAAAAATGGAGCAGGGCGTTTTGTTGGATTCTCATTCCAGATGGCTGTTGCAAGCGCTTCATTGACAGAACCATCTTCAAAAAGAGCAGCATCAAATTTTCCTGTCTTAAATCGAGAAACCACCGCATTAGGAGAAACACGCATCTTTTTTGCAAATGCCCGAAGCGATAAACCCTTACGCGTTTTCTTAGTCATAGTGGCTCCATTTTGAATGGTTTATACGAATTATTGTACACTTTAATTATTGACAAGGTTTTATTTTTCGTGTACATAAAATATATGAAGATAGTGTGGGATGAACCAAAAAGAGCTTTGAACATTATTAAACATAAGCTTGATTTTGCTGATGTTATTTACTTTGATTGGGAGCATGCCCTTATTGATGCAACCCATTCAAACCGCATGAAGGCTCTTGGACATTTTGCGGATGGCACAACAGTTATTGTTTTTGCAAAGCTTGGCAATGAAGCAATATCCATTATCAGTTTTCGTCGAGCTAATAAAAAAGAAAGAGAGGTTTTCAATGACTATCAAAAAAACCTTTGAAGCAGGATGTGATTACGCAAAAGAAAATTGGGATGCTGTGGATTCTCCACCATTGACAGATGAAGAGCTTGCACGCTTAAAGCCAGCTAAAGACGTTTTACCAGCCTCCTTTTTTAAGTATGTAACAGAAGAGCGCCGTAAACGTGGGCGTCCCCCCGTTGAATCTCCTAAACAAGCGGTTACTCTCCGTCTCGACCCAAACGTTATTGCTTCTTTTAAAAAACAAGGAAAAGATTGGCGCACACGTATGGGTGAAGTCTTAAAAAAAGCAAGCGGTTGTTAAGATAACCCTCTCCCCATTTTTGAGAACGGGGAGGGGACTTCTGTTTTTGAACTTAAGCAACCTTTTTAATAGGGCTCTCGAAATTCGGTTCATAAGTTTTCAACAAAGGTTCCATAATCGGAGGAGGTTTTAAGGCTCCAAAATTTGTAATCATTGCTAAAATTTTGAGTGCATTCGGACTTTCATCTTGAAGCTTTAAAATTAAAGTTTTTTCTATCGCATCCATAGTTTCAATGAGAGCACTAAAAGCTTTATCTTCAACATCATCACGATCAGAAAACTGATACAACGCCATCCACAAATCGCATAAAAAATCAATACTGGTTTTCATTGCACACCTCCATGGATTTGTTCTCTCAAACATGCCAATCCTCTCGATGTGATTTTTGTGGAAGGGAGTACCTTTTCTGTACCATCCGGTCTTTGAATGGTGATAGCAGGGCAATCCATGAATCCTTTCTTGATCTTGTCTTGATAAGGCAACAGAGGTGCTCCTGGAGCCCGTCGATAGACCCAGTCATGTTTGCGCAAGTAATCGGTTAAGTCCTTTGGTCGCACCTCTAATATCTTTGCAGCTTCAATAAGACCAAACAAACCATCAGAGCGCTTTAAACCTTCTAAAGCTTCTGCTTTTGGAGTCAATTCAGCAATGGTGTTATCCTTCTTCTCGATTTGATTTTGTAGGTGATTCAAGACACCAAGTAATGCTTCGGGTTTAGAATAGTCAACTTGTGGTGTTGCTATTTGCTTTTCCAATTCTTGCCAACGGTCAATAATCTTTGCTCGTAAAGTAGTGTTATAACCAGAAACAAGAATTAGACATTCACGCTTTGGAAGGTTGTAACAAGGAAGTGTACGCCCTGTTGAGTCTTTGTATAATCCTGAAAAATCACTCACCCCAAATTTGGGGGCAGTACTTTCAGAGTTTAATTCTCCTAACATTTGTTTAATGTCACGCATGACATGGTCATGTCTTTTACCGCACAACTCAGCAATTTCGCGACTAGACATAGTCTGAGTGGTAGCACTATTAGCAGTGCTTTCTCTAATTTTTATAAGAGTGTTCATAATGAACTCCTTGTTGATAGATGTTTCTTAATGACACTCCAAAAGAGCGCCGGGTGCTAAGAAACACGGCAACAAGCCCGTCGTTATGCTTTTCCCCCGAAAGGGTATTTTATGACATAACCACACCCGACAAGACCAGTATACGCTATACGCGCATAATGAGTCAAAGCCTTTACAATGTGCGGAAGACTGATTATTTCGGCAACCAATCCGCTTGTTGTTTTGAGGTGTTTCTTAGGCACCTGATTCGACAATATGCATAACGTCACTGCCTTGTCAAGTGATAAAAACTTTTTTCTAAAAATAATACGCTATTGTACAGTGTGTATATGAATACACATTAAATTCGTTATTTTTCAATATATTATGTGTACAATGTACAGTCATTTTGAAAATTCTGTCGCTAGCGATAGTTCGCGCTCGTCCGCCCCGCAACGAAGCCAACCCGCTGGGAAGTACCTTTTGAATTGATTTTATTGACTTTTTTATGGAAAAAACAAAGCATAAATGATGGTCTTTTTTTTAAATTGCAATAAGAATAGGGAATGCTTAAACTCATAAAGATATGGAATATAGAGATAAAGCTTGAGAACATGATCTAGCCTTTTTTATTAGCAGCGTATTCTTGACGTTTAAGTTGTCTCTGTATATTTTTGGTTAATCTTTCATTGGCATATTGTGCAATAGCGCTTGCAATCTCTGGCTTGGACATCACTTTAGCAATTGATGGTCCTTCTTGTTTTGCAATGGGGAATTGGTCTCCATCATCTCTTTGAAACACATTCCCTCCCATTTTTAACTCAACACGTTTTGGAAAACTGCCTCCCATGATAAAACCATGGGGCAAGATTTCTTTCTTTTTAAACAGTGTGTAAGTTACGCCGCGTTTTGTTTCTCTTGCTTTAAAAAATTTAAGAGGTATCGGTGTTCCAGAACCAATGATATCTGTCTCGAGAAACTGTGCGGTAGCCTTGTCTTTAATATAAACACCTCTTCTTATACGCTTTATTTGGGCTGATGAGATGTCGGTAACTTGCTTTTCAGTAAAGCGTTCAACTTGTTTTGCTGCAGTGTTTAGAGCATTACGCAGAGCCCAATTAAGGCGAGGGGCTTGAAGGCTTGTGAAGGTATCTTTTACCTGTTGAAGATACCATTTTTGGTGGATAATTAATTTCAACTTTTAAGCCTTTTGGGGGGTAGATATTGATGGCTTGGAAGCTGTAGGTGCTTTTGGTTTTTCGAATGAGGGTTCCTCTGTTACTGTTTCAGATGATGTTTGGTTGGGTTCTTTTTTTACCTGCTTAATCTGTTCAATTGTCTTGTCGGGTTTTATTTTTGTTTTGACATCAACAAAGGGTTTAGCAGCATTTGCACGCTTGAGACGTGCGTAGACTTGATTAGAAATCTCAACAAATGGATTATTGGGAGTTGAAGTTTCAAAACGAACAGTGCTTTCATCTTCGCTCCTTTTGAGGCAATGAATTAATGACATCATTGGTTACTGAATGGCGTTTGATATGTGCAAAATAGATTAGTCTGTTTTATCAATAAAAACAGTACTTTAAGCCCTCTTGAAAGCTTAATATTTTATCAAATTTTAGGGGATATTTTTGAACTTTAGATACAATACAACTAGTGCCGTACTGCCACTAAATACGATTTTTCACGTATTGTCAATAGAAAAATCACGATATTATATATTTTTAATTTTTTTGATCAAAACTTAGTATTTTAAAAGCCAATCTTTAATTTTATACAAATAACAACATTTATGTTGTATTTAAACATTTTAGATGTTATATTATATTTATGAACAGTCAAGAATTAAAAAGATATCTTACGAAACATGGTTGCAGTTTTACCTCAGGGAAAGGTGGCCATTTGCTTGTAAAACGTGGTTCTAAAAAATCCGTTTTACCTATGCATGGTACGCGGAAAGAATTAGGAACGGGATTAGTTCAAAAGATTCTTAAAGATCTTGACCTAAGGTAAGTCTGAATATGGAGATGTAAATGAAATATGCACTTAAATTTATCAAAGATGACAATGATACTCTTCTTGTCGTTTCCAAAGACTTTCAAGAATTTATTACCTATGGTAACGACGAAAAAGAGGCTTTGGAACACGCTAAAAATGCCCTTTTAACAGTTATTATGGGGCGTTTCCAAGATCGAGAAGTTGTCCCTTTTGGAGCTCGTGATGCTGCCTATCCTTTTGTTGAAGTATCTTCATTAGTTATTTTAAAAATTGCAATACACAACGCTATGGTTGAAAAGAATTTACGCAAAGCTGATCTTACGCGTCTTTTAAAACTCAATCCAATACAAATTGACCGATTATTGGATTTAAACCACGCAACAAAATTAGACTCTTTAGAATCCACTCTTATTACTCTTGGCAAAGAAGTTACCATTAGTATCCAAGATGCCGCTTGAAACTTATTGGTTTTGCGTAAAATGTTTATGGAGCGCATTAAGAGCAACATACAGCGAACCTACAAGATGAGATAGTGATTGATCTTCACTAACAAGATATTGTAATGCGGCATGAAGATTATATTGATGGTAAAAACATTGTGCTTCTTTGATAACCCCTTTCATTTCTTCATAACAATGAGTTGCTCTTTCAATCCATCGTTGTTGTGCCTTTTCATTTGATGAAGGAGTAAAATCATCATAAATTGCATTTGGTAAGGCTTTTGCACAGAGGTAATTATTTCTCACTTCAAGGTATTTTTGTGCTGCATCATACTGATCTTGGTTAATCACACCTTGCAGATAAAGCCGTCCGATATAGGTACCGGAAAGCGGATTTTTTGCTTCTTCTATGGTCAAGCCAAAGCGTTTGGCACGCATTTCTATTGCTAATTTCTCAATGGGGTCATGAGGCATTTTTGTCCGTGAGATACGACCGTTGGGTTCTCTGATACATCCCTTACTCCGTATAACACATTGATTTTAATGATAATCTAGCGTTATTCATATTGCATAAGAGTCCCGAATAACCTAAGATTGTCTCATTTTAAATCAGTTTATATTGCTTCAATCAAAACCACTCATTTGCACATAACAAGTGGGATGAGTGTGTGGATCAAATTTGTATAAGAAAGGATTAAAAAATGGCTCTTATGAACCGTCTTAATGCAAGATCTGTCGCAACATTGGGGGCTGGTAAATATAATGATGGTGCCGGCTTGCTTCTTCACAAACGTAAAGATGGAGGTGCTCAATGGATTTTACGGTATACCCTTCACGGGCGTCGTCGTGAAATGGGCTTGGGTGCTTTAAGACATGTTTCTTTAAAACAAGCCCGTGAATTGGCAACTGGGTGGCGTTCTGTATTACGTGAGGGGCGTGACCCTATTAAAGAACGCAATAAACAAAAGCGTGAGACAATAAGCAATCTCCATTATTTAAAAGATATTGCTTTAGATGCTTTTGAAAGCCATAAAGCTGAATTAAAAGGGGATGGGAAAGATGGAATTTGGTTTTTACCTTTACGCCTTCATATTCTCCCTAAATTAGGCTGTTTACCCGTTTCAGAAATTACGCAAACAGAGATACGCGATACCCTTGCCCCTATTTGGCATACAAAAGCTGGAGCTGCTCGGACAGCACTGATGCGTCTCAAACTTTGTCTCAAACATGCGGCTGCTTTGGGTTTGGATGTTGATTTACAAGCAACAGAAAAAGCACGCGCTCTTTTAGGAAAACAACGTCATAAGATCACTAATAGACCAGCAATGGATTGGAGAGATATACCCGCTTTTTATAAAACACTTTGCCAAACAACAGCTATAACACAACTGGCTTTGCGTTTGCTCATCTTGACAGGCGTTCGTACGCATTCCTTACGTTATATTCATAAGGATCAGGTTGATGGGAATATATGGACTATTCCTGCTGAGAATATGAAAGGAAGGCGTGATACAACAAAAGAATTTCGCGTGCCTCTATCAACAGAAGCACTGAAAATTATTGAACAAGCGCGTCTGCTTTCTCGTAATGATTTCTTTTTTTCTGCAACTGGTCGAGGTCCTCTTGCTGAGAATGTTATGTCAAAATATATGAAAAAAAATAAACTTGATGCCTGCCCGCATGGATTTCGCTCTAGTTTACGCGATTGGCTTGCTGAAACAACCGATGCCCCCTATGAGGTCGCTGAAACCATTTTAGCTCATACGGTAGGGGGTAAAGTAGAGCGTGCCTATCGTCGTACTGACTATTTAGAACAGCGTCGTGTCTATATGGATAAATGGGCGGCTTATGTCACCGGTCAATCTTAAGATATGGGGTGCATAACCCCATGATCTGTGGATAACTTTCTCTCTCATTCTTTATCAATAAGACTCATAAATTATCACATCAGAAATTATATGATAAAATACTGTTTTCTATAAATAAAATACCTTCAAAAATAAACCAAAATGTGCTTAATAAATAGGCATAATTTGTTTCCATTTTTTGAAAATAAAAGGATTTTAGAATGACAGAAAATGATAGTCTTTTAACAGACCGTGAAAGTGCAAAATTGCTTCATATGAGTGTCTCAACTTTCCGCCGTCATGTTACCAATGGCTCTCTCCCAAAACCTTTAAAATTTGGTTTTTTATCCCGTTGGTTACAATCGGATCTTTTGAATGTAATCGAACAAGCGAAACAGCAACGTTATAACGACGCGGCATAAAAAAAACTTGTCACGTAAGGACGGACAAGGCTTTCTCAAACTCATCACCTT from Bartonella tribocorum CIP 105476 encodes:
- a CDS encoding phage head-tail joining protein, producing MDETLEPINRKIDRLESLKRRREQIEEALYSGAQSVRHGDKQVSNRSVEELRRALEMLNKQIADLEGRKGSRVFYFNISRGY
- a CDS encoding phage terminase large subunit family protein, with product MDENAVTEFFAHANDARQPDPPYTVSQWADKNRYLSTVASAEPGLWRTKRTPYLREIMDNLSSHKPIETTIVMKGAQVGMSEAGLNFCGYAIHYSPGPALYVMPTVETAKKLSKTRLDPMIMASPVLSERIAPARTRDSGNTMFSKEFDGGALMLTGANSAAGLRSMPIRYLILDEVDGYPLSVDNEGDPVMIAEKRTSTFVQRKIFKLSTPTHRDTSRIAKDFVLGDQRYYNVPCDECGTLQPIVWSQIKWPKGAPEKAVFVCAHCGHEHAEHRKTDLMCEERGACWVPTSESSRPNLRSYHISALYSPWLTWGECAREFLNAKDDPALLQPFVNTVLGEPWEDRTGEVVDPDSLYAKREDYPLAPEQAVVLTAGIDVQNDRLELEVVGWGRSEESWHIDYQVILGDPSSFEVWDQLDEYLAKRWPHPGYKEGIRITAACIDTGGGHTQAVYNYVRPREGRRIWGIKGQAGWRAVWPRRPSKNNKGQINLYIVGVDAAKDIITARFKKSGPEATGAGATHFHKSLDPEYFDQLTAERKVIKYFKGFKRIEWQKSEKARNEALDCRVYAYAALQGLISAGINLNREVDILEERLEKLKIEGALEQPTSEHVPSPSPKRLQAAQPQKKPFRTVINPYMRGDWR
- a CDS encoding BrnT family toxin is translated as MKIVWDEPKRALNIIKHKLDFADVIYFDWEHALIDATHSNRMKALGHFADGTTVIVFAKLGNEAISIISFRRANKKEREVFNDYQKNL
- a CDS encoding BrnA antitoxin family protein, translated to MTIKKTFEAGCDYAKENWDAVDSPPLTDEELARLKPAKDVLPASFFKYVTEERRKRGRPPVESPKQAVTLRLDPNVIASFKKQGKDWRTRMGEVLKKASGC
- a CDS encoding phage regulatory protein/antirepressor Ant, which encodes MNTLIKIRESTANSATTQTMSSREIAELCGKRHDHVMRDIKQMLGELNSESTAPKFGVSDFSGLYKDSTGRTLPCYNLPKRECLILVSGYNTTLRAKIIDRWQELEKQIATPQVDYSKPEALLGVLNHLQNQIEKKDNTIAELTPKAEALEGLKRSDGLFGLIEAAKILEVRPKDLTDYLRKHDWVYRRAPGAPLLPYQDKIKKGFMDCPAITIQRPDGTEKVLPSTKITSRGLACLREQIHGGVQ
- a CDS encoding type II toxin-antitoxin system HicA family toxin, whose product is MNSQELKRYLTKHGCSFTSGKGGHLLVKRGSKKSVLPMHGTRKELGTGLVQKILKDLDLR
- a CDS encoding tyrosine-type recombinase/integrase: MALMNRLNARSVATLGAGKYNDGAGLLLHKRKDGGAQWILRYTLHGRRREMGLGALRHVSLKQARELATGWRSVLREGRDPIKERNKQKRETISNLHYLKDIALDAFESHKAELKGDGKDGIWFLPLRLHILPKLGCLPVSEITQTEIRDTLAPIWHTKAGAARTALMRLKLCLKHAAALGLDVDLQATEKARALLGKQRHKITNRPAMDWRDIPAFYKTLCQTTAITQLALRLLILTGVRTHSLRYIHKDQVDGNIWTIPAENMKGRRDTTKEFRVPLSTEALKIIEQARLLSRNDFFFSATGRGPLAENVMSKYMKKNKLDACPHGFRSSLRDWLAETTDAPYEVAETILAHTVGGKVERAYRRTDYLEQRRVYMDKWAAYVTGQS
- a CDS encoding helix-turn-helix transcriptional regulator; this translates as MTENDSLLTDRESAKLLHMSVSTFRRHVTNGSLPKPLKFGFLSRWLQSDLLNVIEQAKQQRYNDAA